The proteins below are encoded in one region of Tsuneonella sp. CC-YZS046:
- a CDS encoding YqaA family protein — MLRSLYDWTMAKAAHPHAVWWLAMFSFVEASFFPIPPHPLLGLMCLAEPKKAVKFAAIATFASVLGGLLGYAIGWGLYDTVGTQLLGWLGMTESFPVAACYLREYGAEIIMIKGATPIPFKLLTITAGFIHMALVPFILASIVSRSISFMIVGVLFRLFGASIKRFIDEYLGTATAIFLALVVGGFLAITLLGGGGEQTRERCAVAAAASAG, encoded by the coding sequence ATGCTGCGCAGCCTCTATGACTGGACCATGGCCAAGGCGGCTCATCCTCACGCGGTCTGGTGGCTGGCCATGTTCAGCTTCGTAGAGGCGAGCTTCTTCCCGATTCCGCCGCATCCGCTGCTGGGGCTGATGTGCCTGGCCGAGCCGAAGAAGGCGGTGAAGTTCGCGGCAATCGCCACCTTCGCCTCGGTGCTGGGCGGGCTGCTGGGCTACGCCATCGGCTGGGGGCTGTACGATACGGTGGGAACCCAGCTTCTCGGCTGGTTGGGAATGACCGAAAGTTTCCCGGTGGCGGCCTGCTATCTGCGCGAATACGGCGCGGAGATCATCATGATAAAGGGGGCCACGCCGATCCCCTTCAAGCTGCTGACGATCACCGCCGGCTTCATCCACATGGCGCTGGTGCCCTTCATCCTGGCCAGCATCGTCTCGCGCTCGATCAGTTTCATGATCGTGGGCGTGCTGTTCCGCCTGTTCGGCGCTTCGATCAAGCGCTTCATCGACGAATATCTGGGAACCGCCACCGCGATCTTCCTGGCGCTGGTGGTGGGCGGATTCCTGGCCATCACCCTGCTGGGCGGCGGGGGCGAGCAGACCCGCGAACGCTGCGCCGTGGCGGCGGCTGCGTCGGCCGGCTAG
- a CDS encoding usg protein — MASRDFARQLEGYGLSTVAIHYYLPDHPSLIQQFVMQQYDIAPRFPELDRFLDYWRREIEAALHSVSVVHKHLIGPAEWRAVDGIITIN, encoded by the coding sequence ATGGCAAGCCGGGATTTCGCGAGACAATTGGAAGGGTACGGTCTTTCGACCGTCGCGATCCATTATTACCTGCCCGACCATCCCAGCCTCATCCAGCAGTTCGTGATGCAGCAATATGACATCGCGCCGCGCTTTCCCGAGCTTGATCGGTTTCTGGATTACTGGCGGCGCGAGATCGAGGCCGCGCTCCATTCCGTCAGCGTGGTTCACAAGCATCTGATCGGCCCGGCGGAATGGCGGGCGGTGGACGGGATCATCACCATCAACTGA
- a CDS encoding PilZ domain-containing protein, with translation MSARREERIPVEILSRYRSGTGRAHIVQVYDLSPSGCRLHQNFSVLESGKLLTIRLGDVGPIESVVRWKEGLNVGLEFLVPLHPSVFDHIVSRYGRGGSG, from the coding sequence ATGAGCGCCAGACGCGAAGAGCGAATTCCGGTCGAGATCCTGAGCCGCTACCGCTCGGGCACGGGCCGCGCCCATATCGTGCAGGTCTACGATCTTTCGCCATCGGGCTGCCGCCTGCACCAGAATTTCTCGGTGCTCGAAAGCGGCAAGCTGCTCACCATCCGGCTCGGCGATGTCGGGCCGATCGAATCCGTCGTGCGCTGGAAGGAAGGGCTGAACGTGGGGTTGGAATTCCTGGTCCCGCTCCACCCTTCGGTGTTCGATCACATCGTGTCCCGCTACGGGCGCGGCGGGAGCGGCTGA
- a CDS encoding acyl carrier protein, which produces MDRAQTDARIRGLIEPFNKKGIAISDETTFAGDLEFDSLTVMDFVAAIEDEFDIIISMNQQAEIETYGQLVDAVVKLQS; this is translated from the coding sequence ATGGACCGTGCCCAAACCGACGCCCGCATCCGCGGCCTGATCGAGCCCTTCAACAAGAAGGGCATCGCCATTTCGGATGAGACGACCTTCGCCGGCGATCTCGAATTCGACAGCCTGACGGTGATGGATTTCGTCGCCGCCATCGAGGACGAGTTCGACATCATCATCAGCATGAACCAGCAGGCCGAGATCGAAACCTACGGCCAGCTGGTGGATGCAGTAGTCAAGCTGCAGAGCTGA
- a CDS encoding DUF3572 family protein encodes MSVLGWVLEDGRRAERLLALTGLTPDALRAGLGDSSMLGAVLEFVAGHEPDLLAAAGDLGLSPQSIVDASGRLAR; translated from the coding sequence TTGTCGGTTCTGGGCTGGGTGCTGGAGGATGGGCGGCGGGCCGAACGCCTGCTGGCGTTGACCGGCCTGACCCCCGATGCCCTGCGTGCCGGGCTTGGAGATTCGTCCATGCTGGGCGCCGTTCTGGAATTCGTGGCGGGCCATGAGCCGGACCTTCTGGCCGCTGCCGGCGATCTCGGCCTTTCACCCCAATCCATCGTCGATGCGAGCGGGAGGCTGGCGCGATGA
- the spt gene encoding serine palmitoyltransferase: protein MTDLFSKFDPLIQQRETLLASGVEDPFSLVMEKVLSPTEAICNGRRTILLGTYNYMGMTFDPDVIAAGKDALDNYGSGTTGSRVLNGTYQGHKECEEALKQFYAMDHAMVFSTGYQANLGIISTIAGKDDYIVLDIDSHASIWDGCSLGNAQVVPFRHNDIEAMEKRLRRIPAGAGKLVVLEGVYSMLGDVAPLKKMIAVAKANGAMVLVDEAHSMGFIGPNGRGVAEEQGVLDQVDFVIGTFSKSVGTVGGFCVSNHPKFEIMRLVCRPYVFTASLPPSVVATAATSIRKLMAGSNKRAHLWENSRTLHGGLKSLGFQLGTEEPQSAIIAVIMPDLERGAAMWEALLKEGLYVNLARPPATPANMTLLRCSLCAEHTEQQVGTILGMFERAGKAVGII, encoded by the coding sequence ATGACCGATCTCTTTTCGAAGTTCGATCCGCTGATTCAGCAGCGCGAAACCCTGCTCGCCAGCGGGGTGGAAGATCCGTTCAGCCTGGTGATGGAAAAGGTGCTCTCCCCCACCGAGGCGATCTGCAACGGCCGGCGCACGATCCTGCTGGGCACCTACAATTACATGGGGATGACCTTCGATCCCGATGTGATCGCGGCCGGCAAGGATGCGCTCGACAATTACGGTTCCGGCACCACCGGCAGCCGCGTCCTCAACGGCACCTATCAGGGCCATAAGGAGTGCGAGGAAGCACTGAAGCAATTCTACGCCATGGACCATGCCATGGTGTTCTCCACCGGCTATCAGGCCAACCTCGGAATCATCAGCACCATCGCCGGAAAGGACGATTACATCGTCCTCGACATCGACAGCCATGCCAGCATCTGGGACGGCTGCTCGCTCGGCAATGCGCAGGTCGTGCCGTTCAGGCACAATGACATCGAGGCGATGGAAAAGCGCCTCAGGCGCATCCCGGCAGGCGCGGGCAAGCTGGTGGTGCTGGAAGGCGTCTATTCGATGCTGGGCGATGTCGCCCCGCTCAAGAAGATGATCGCGGTCGCCAAGGCCAATGGCGCGATGGTGCTGGTGGACGAAGCGCATTCGATGGGCTTCATCGGGCCGAACGGGCGCGGCGTGGCGGAAGAACAGGGCGTGCTGGATCAGGTCGATTTCGTGATCGGCACCTTTTCCAAGAGCGTCGGCACGGTGGGCGGCTTCTGCGTCTCCAACCACCCCAAGTTCGAGATCATGCGGCTGGTCTGCCGCCCCTATGTCTTCACCGCCAGCCTGCCGCCGAGCGTGGTCGCCACCGCCGCCACCAGCATCCGCAAGCTGATGGCCGGATCGAACAAGCGCGCGCATCTGTGGGAAAATTCCCGCACCCTGCACGGCGGCCTGAAATCGCTTGGTTTCCAGCTCGGCACGGAAGAGCCGCAAAGCGCGATCATCGCGGTAATCATGCCGGACCTGGAGCGCGGCGCGGCGATGTGGGAAGCGCTGCTGAAGGAAGGGCTCTACGTCAATCTCGCCCGCCCGCCGGCAACCCCGGCCAACATGACCCTGCTGCGCTGCTCGCTCTGCGCCGAGCACACCGAGCAGCAGGTCGGCACCATCCTCGGCATGTTCGAGCGGGCCGGCAAGGCGGTCGGGATAATCTGA
- a CDS encoding OsmC family protein, whose product MAIVNHGSARYEGLGKDGKGHISTGSGALKDQPYGFNTRFESAPGTNPEELIAAAHASCFTMALSFALARAGFADGTLETTAKVSLEKDGDGFTVTRSDLSLSARVPGIDRAKFEEIAADAKANCPISKLLNADITLDIASFDG is encoded by the coding sequence ATGGCGATCGTCAACCACGGCAGCGCGCGATACGAAGGCCTCGGCAAGGATGGCAAGGGCCATATTTCCACCGGCTCGGGCGCGTTGAAGGACCAGCCCTACGGCTTCAACACCCGTTTCGAATCCGCGCCCGGCACCAATCCCGAGGAACTGATCGCGGCCGCCCACGCCAGCTGCTTCACCATGGCCCTGTCCTTCGCCCTCGCCCGCGCGGGCTTCGCGGACGGAACGCTGGAAACCACCGCCAAGGTATCCCTTGAAAAGGACGGCGACGGCTTCACCGTCACTCGCTCCGACCTGTCGCTGAGCGCCCGGGTGCCGGGCATCGACCGCGCCAAATTCGAGGAGATCGCGGCCGACGCCAAGGCCAATTGCCCGATCTCCAAGCTGCTGAACGCGGACATCACGCTGGACATCGCATCGTTCGACGGCTGA
- a CDS encoding response regulator, whose protein sequence is MMKRILVVEDNDLNRKLFCDVLAANGFSVEPVADGEMAIDRARAFVPNLVIMDIQLPNVSGLDLIARLKRDANLRNTPVLAVTAYAGKGDEERIREVGAQGYLAKPVSIGPFMAAVRNLIDRDSREAAA, encoded by the coding sequence ATGATGAAACGTATCCTCGTTGTCGAGGACAACGATCTCAACCGGAAACTGTTCTGCGACGTGCTCGCGGCGAACGGTTTTTCCGTCGAGCCCGTCGCCGACGGGGAAATGGCGATAGACCGGGCCAGGGCTTTCGTGCCCAATCTCGTCATCATGGACATTCAGCTTCCCAATGTGTCGGGTCTGGACCTGATCGCCAGGCTCAAGCGCGACGCGAACCTGCGCAACACGCCGGTTCTGGCGGTCACCGCCTATGCCGGCAAGGGCGACGAGGAGCGGATTCGCGAAGTCGGCGCGCAGGGCTATCTGGCCAAGCCGGTGTCGATCGGGCCGTTCATGGCGGCCGTGAGAAACCTCATCGACCGGGATTCGCGCGAAGCAGCCGCTTGA
- a CDS encoding HAD family hydrolase, with amino-acid sequence MSGSKRPLVVTDCDEVLLHMLVHFREWLDEAHEVDFHLEGHDFANAMRRRGSGQPIPHDEMWALLEGFFDTEMHRQTPISGAIEAIHTLAEEADVVVLTNIADHRREARTRQLADRGLDIRVFTNQGPKGPALKAILEEYSPSRAFFIDDLAQHHASAADMVPGIVRLHLVGEPTVAPHIPCAHEQGYAHARIDQWDLALSWLRERLKEENS; translated from the coding sequence ATGAGCGGTTCGAAACGCCCGCTGGTGGTGACCGATTGCGACGAAGTGCTGCTGCATATGCTGGTGCATTTCCGTGAGTGGCTGGACGAGGCGCATGAGGTGGATTTTCATCTGGAAGGCCACGATTTCGCCAATGCCATGCGCCGCCGGGGCAGCGGCCAGCCGATCCCGCATGACGAGATGTGGGCCTTGCTGGAAGGGTTCTTCGATACCGAGATGCACCGGCAGACTCCCATTTCGGGGGCGATCGAAGCGATTCACACGCTGGCCGAGGAAGCGGATGTGGTGGTGCTGACCAATATCGCCGATCATCGCCGGGAAGCGCGCACGCGCCAGCTGGCCGACCGGGGCCTCGACATCCGGGTCTTCACCAACCAGGGTCCGAAGGGGCCGGCGCTCAAGGCGATCCTCGAGGAATATAGCCCGAGCCGCGCCTTCTTCATCGACGATCTGGCGCAGCATCATGCCTCGGCGGCGGATATGGTCCCCGGGATCGTCCGCTTGCATCTGGTGGGAGAGCCTACCGTCGCGCCGCATATTCCCTGCGCGCACGAACAAGGTTATGCGCATGCCCGGATCGACCAATGGGACCTCGCGCTGTCCTGGCTGCGCGAACGGCTGAAAGAGGAGAATTCATGA